The Zobellia alginiliquefaciens genome contains a region encoding:
- a CDS encoding PKD domain-containing protein gives MKKIAYFLISVFFVFSTPSCEQEDYRDVNITHDMKEKATKEFVGDLTSNIIAKDLEGTIVNEIDMGKVFFVIDNTEGNSDISEWEITKGEETITSKEQMVRLNFSNPGEALIKLTSTRSSDGKTTTSETTITIKSVPVKTSFITQPVDDGADINIYSSNSITFTNTSQGSPTEFNWVFEGPEETLSSTEENPVMTFMTPGIYNVSFSAKRDDGDEGISADTIERIGYIQVEQLVVELIRAVATDNKIELQFTQPISQDIPANAISEFMLTVNTNNGAVLTPDILSIEATGEKTVELSFGDKMYSDDEVLLSFNPTGILKDATGNYNPEMITDEPCVYGHNLWSGTDTEDESKFALSTNSSGNGFFRFVNENSAELPMEPYQGRSCIGFVRGDDKLGLSVMQGYTVAEGDVVVLAYEGKRIEDVAGAIERRMSTTIASGSNDANGNWSSANSNGGLNEWITVTKTLNVSADTKGVTGELFLTFFRYGGNSDTAAIWIDNLRIYKPNPRP, from the coding sequence ATGAAGAAAATAGCATACTTTTTAATATCCGTGTTTTTTGTCTTTTCCACTCCTTCTTGTGAACAAGAGGATTATAGAGATGTAAATATTACACACGATATGAAAGAAAAGGCCACAAAAGAATTTGTGGGTGATCTAACTTCAAATATTATTGCAAAAGATTTAGAAGGCACCATAGTCAATGAAATAGATATGGGAAAAGTCTTTTTTGTTATTGACAATACAGAGGGAAACTCAGACATTAGTGAATGGGAAATTACCAAAGGAGAAGAAACCATTACATCCAAAGAACAAATGGTTAGACTGAATTTTTCAAATCCTGGAGAGGCCTTGATAAAACTAACCTCTACACGTTCTTCGGATGGAAAAACAACAACTTCAGAAACTACCATAACAATTAAAAGTGTACCTGTCAAAACCAGCTTTATCACCCAACCTGTAGATGATGGGGCTGATATCAATATTTATTCCAGCAATAGTATAACGTTCACAAATACCTCCCAAGGATCCCCTACTGAATTCAACTGGGTTTTTGAAGGTCCCGAGGAGACCCTAAGCTCAACGGAGGAAAACCCAGTAATGACCTTTATGACACCCGGAATTTACAATGTATCCTTTTCCGCTAAGCGTGATGATGGAGACGAGGGTATTTCTGCAGATACCATTGAAAGAATAGGATATATACAAGTAGAACAACTTGTTGTAGAATTAATCAGGGCCGTGGCAACCGACAATAAAATTGAATTGCAATTTACTCAGCCTATTTCTCAAGATATTCCTGCCAATGCAATTAGCGAATTTATGCTTACGGTCAACACCAATAATGGAGCCGTTTTGACCCCGGATATATTATCAATTGAAGCCACAGGCGAGAAAACTGTTGAATTGAGCTTTGGTGACAAAATGTACAGTGATGACGAAGTTCTTCTATCGTTTAATCCCACAGGTATCCTAAAAGACGCCACTGGAAATTACAACCCAGAAATGATTACTGATGAACCATGCGTATACGGTCACAATTTATGGAGTGGTACGGATACGGAAGATGAATCTAAATTTGCTCTTTCAACAAATAGCAGTGGAAACGGATTCTTTAGATTTGTGAATGAAAACTCAGCTGAACTCCCCATGGAACCTTATCAAGGTCGTAGTTGTATTGGCTTTGTTAGAGGAGATGATAAACTTGGCCTAAGTGTTATGCAAGGTTATACGGTAGCTGAAGGAGATGTGGTTGTTCTAGCCTATGAAGGCAAACGAATTGAAGATGTTGCCGGCGCTATAGAGCGTAGAATGTCAACTACAATTGCCAGTGGTAGTAATGATGCTAATGGAAACTGGTCAAGCGCCAACAGCAATGGAGGATTAAATGAATGGATTACTGTAACAAAAACACTCAACGTGAGTGCAGACACCAAAGGCGTTACCGGAGAATTATTCCTGACATTCTTCCGTTACGGTGGCAACTCTGATACGGCTGCCATATGGATCGATAACTTAAGAATTTATAAGCCTAATCCACGCCCGTAG
- a CDS encoding DUF1735 domain-containing protein: MKKITILPLFLAFLMTACYDDYQTDFESTAAYFANQYPVRTVILDPGSDTFEINVGATYGGKYSYDGALATLNYTISDTLITNNSEYTDMGIKVMPSSWYTLSDPSTINITDSNVGFVNVTIKRDSLVKYPEGAQNTYAIPFLLTGGTTDSILDSKKFSIVAVKFKNEFDGRYYVKGKDDELNQDGTVASSIEYNNPALVLNKFVFLNTKERDVLSVPRIGDNESGSDFIYNLKFRPSDGSALLSADTTSVITELVGSAQYDYDTQSFICKYNYKHNDAEHSVIDTLIYANTEINMESWK, translated from the coding sequence ATGAAAAAGATTACCATACTTCCGCTGTTTCTTGCTTTTTTGATGACTGCTTGTTATGACGATTATCAAACAGATTTTGAAAGTACAGCTGCATATTTTGCTAATCAATATCCCGTTCGTACCGTCATATTGGACCCAGGGTCAGATACTTTTGAAATTAATGTGGGAGCCACTTATGGTGGCAAATATTCCTATGATGGTGCATTAGCGACTTTAAATTATACCATTTCGGATACTTTAATAACCAATAATTCGGAATATACGGATATGGGTATCAAGGTGATGCCGTCTTCCTGGTATACGCTGTCCGACCCGTCTACTATAAACATTACGGATTCAAACGTTGGTTTTGTTAACGTGACCATCAAAAGAGACTCTTTGGTAAAGTACCCAGAGGGAGCGCAGAACACTTACGCTATTCCGTTCCTACTGACCGGAGGTACAACCGATTCTATTCTTGATAGCAAGAAATTTTCCATTGTTGCCGTTAAATTTAAGAATGAATTTGATGGTCGTTACTATGTTAAGGGCAAAGATGATGAACTTAACCAAGACGGCACCGTTGCTTCTAGCATAGAGTACAATAACCCAGCATTGGTTTTGAATAAATTCGTTTTTCTAAATACGAAAGAGCGAGACGTTCTTTCAGTACCTCGCATCGGTGATAATGAGAGTGGTAGTGATTTTATATATAACCTGAAGTTCCGTCCTTCGGATGGTTCTGCTTTGCTATCGGCAGACACAACCTCGGTAATTACCGAGTTGGTTGGTTCCGCCCAATATGATTATGACACTCAATCGTTTATTTGCAAATACAATTACAAGCATAATGATGCGGAGCATAGCGTAATCGATACGTTAATTTACGCGAATACGGAAATTAACATGGAAAGTTGGAAATAA
- a CDS encoding RagB/SusD family nutrient uptake outer membrane protein, whose protein sequence is MKNISNYILLLLLFIVSVGCSDYFEPNFNNNLSEETVLDYELNPEYVEGLYVPAYGAIPGSYTTFSGDFLDCATDNAVSNDYNSTAWKMHTVSNFFTSGNYPIYTWNNNYRYIKNIYKFLSVGLNDDIVYRNSNEDRNIQIKKRMEGEAHFLLALNYFQLLRDYAGPVDGEIMGIPIVDKVITEEEALELKRAPYAESVEFIVAHIDTALTSGLLPEYSDEYVNSHPDDNLQSTIYGDGLAGLPTTVACNALKSRLLLYAASPAFSAGNSAQAAGYYTRSAEAAKKVIDALGNLPDIYHPNTIDDDFFTKVDANPELILRRANQTKAWEEDNYPPSLGLSVQGSTNPSQNLVDAFPMSNGYPITDSANSEYSEDMPYENRDPRFYMTIIYNNAEFHNLNIQMWNGGNTSVGAANISDDSRVSRTNYYLRKWITEKPSFVAGVSSETPWHFTAMFRAVEAYLNFAEAANNAVGPDVMIDGLSARQALRLVRNRAGIPADGDSSIASDPYLASLTDLTDLIKNERRIELCFEGHRFYDIRRWGDDLNTTVKKSEVSTDDNGTTFNYNFNENVYPNQVSFPDYMRYGAIPRSEILTSSNLKQNDGWK, encoded by the coding sequence ATGAAAAATATAAGTAACTATATATTACTCCTACTACTGTTTATAGTATCAGTAGGCTGTAGTGACTATTTCGAACCTAACTTTAACAATAATCTAAGTGAAGAAACAGTACTGGATTATGAGCTAAATCCTGAATATGTAGAAGGCCTTTATGTGCCTGCCTATGGAGCCATTCCAGGAAGTTACACAACATTTTCTGGTGACTTTCTAGATTGTGCTACGGACAATGCCGTTTCTAACGATTACAACTCTACCGCTTGGAAAATGCACACGGTCTCCAATTTTTTCACCTCTGGCAATTACCCCATTTACACTTGGAACAATAACTACAGGTATATTAAAAACATCTACAAATTCCTTTCCGTAGGCCTTAATGATGATATTGTGTACCGAAACTCCAATGAGGATAGAAATATCCAGATAAAAAAGAGAATGGAGGGAGAAGCGCATTTTTTACTAGCCTTAAATTACTTTCAGCTTTTAAGAGATTATGCCGGACCAGTAGACGGTGAAATCATGGGTATTCCTATTGTTGACAAGGTCATAACAGAAGAAGAGGCTTTAGAATTAAAAAGAGCTCCTTATGCAGAAAGTGTGGAGTTTATTGTTGCACATATAGATACTGCACTAACCTCAGGGTTATTACCTGAATATTCGGATGAATACGTGAACTCACACCCAGATGACAACCTACAGTCTACCATATATGGAGACGGACTTGCAGGTTTACCTACAACGGTTGCCTGTAACGCATTAAAATCTAGATTACTTCTCTATGCTGCAAGTCCGGCTTTTTCCGCAGGTAACTCTGCTCAGGCAGCTGGTTACTATACACGGTCTGCAGAAGCGGCCAAAAAGGTTATAGATGCTCTTGGTAATCTACCCGATATTTATCACCCAAATACCATAGATGACGACTTTTTTACCAAGGTAGATGCTAACCCTGAGTTAATTTTAAGAAGGGCAAACCAAACAAAGGCTTGGGAAGAAGACAACTACCCGCCCTCATTAGGGTTGTCCGTTCAAGGTTCCACAAACCCATCGCAAAACCTTGTAGATGCTTTTCCTATGAGCAATGGTTACCCAATAACAGACTCGGCAAACTCGGAGTATAGCGAGGATATGCCCTATGAAAACAGAGACCCGCGCTTTTACATGACTATTATCTATAACAATGCGGAATTTCATAACCTCAACATTCAAATGTGGAACGGAGGCAATACTTCCGTAGGCGCTGCAAATATTTCAGACGATTCACGTGTTTCCCGTACCAACTATTATTTAAGAAAATGGATAACTGAAAAACCAAGTTTCGTTGCTGGTGTAAGTTCTGAAACCCCTTGGCACTTTACAGCCATGTTCCGTGCAGTGGAAGCCTATCTGAATTTTGCGGAAGCGGCTAATAACGCGGTAGGACCAGATGTAATGATTGATGGTCTTTCGGCAAGACAAGCATTAAGACTAGTTCGTAATCGCGCCGGAATCCCAGCTGATGGGGACTCCTCCATAGCTAGCGACCCCTATTTAGCAAGCTTGACAGATTTAACCGATCTCATTAAAAACGAGAGACGTATCGAACTGTGCTTTGAAGGTCATCGCTTTTATGATATTAGACGATGGGGCGATGATTTAAATACCACTGTTAAGAAATCGGAAGTTTCTACTGATGATAATGGAACTACATTCAACTATAACTTTAACGAGAACGTATACCCAAACCAAGTTTCTTTCCCTGATTATATGAGATACGGAGCAATACCAAGGAGTGAAATATTAACAAGCTCTAATTTGAAACAAAATGATGGTTGGAAATAA
- a CDS encoding RagB/SusD family nutrient uptake outer membrane protein encodes MKKYTTILIVLLTFSLGLVSCEDYLDADPEMGIDAEVVYSEYYNYKGAVDRANWLVMNYVATSSNWGAYVGAMGDEQQAVKTDMPVYKSINQGLWQDANWRDFGMNFNSETSYGSDPYYNSPAGKSLKAIRAMGLAIENIEKLTDFPAEVGASPTELKNQLLGQAHALRAWHMFEVVRRYGGITLIDTTGGERKTFSTEFNFDHIKPTFQQCADLIAADCQDAVKYLPNKWKDPLDIGRLTKASAYAIEAMAYMYAASPLMNTNGDALPFGQDSYDETYAKKGITAMVNALKLVNSGATRYKLYDKDSYMENWMSQDRAISDEALFQPVPTNSDNWNLPMNRSNSGVGWFLPQHDGGWAVFNVPTQNAVDKFETINGYPVENFSSADPSFDPNNPYDNRDPRLRSFIYCPGDEMYLADPGGGNNSTYENQAWSNPGDEGWHYKYYRGKSLVYTGYFDAGKWRKLGYNKYDNKWAQNYYRIFPLIRLADMYLGLAELGNEVYGPSTNIPEAVSAGIDVTTASQAMNKIRNRIGMPDVRSEFLTDKSIFRERVRNEWAVEFYGEFRRWRDIRRWRTAKDLLAEGIFEASVTKNADGSFNYVNKKLDVPRVFEDKHYWYPLDIKYVNMFESFKQNPGW; translated from the coding sequence ATGAAAAAATATACTACAATACTAATTGTATTATTAACATTCTCTCTGGGGCTAGTTTCCTGTGAGGATTATTTGGATGCAGATCCAGAAATGGGCATTGACGCAGAGGTTGTCTATTCAGAATACTACAACTACAAAGGGGCTGTAGATAGGGCCAACTGGCTAGTTATGAATTATGTGGCTACTTCATCTAATTGGGGAGCCTATGTTGGCGCTATGGGAGATGAGCAACAAGCCGTAAAAACAGATATGCCCGTTTATAAATCCATTAACCAAGGCCTATGGCAAGACGCTAACTGGAGAGATTTTGGTATGAATTTCAACTCAGAAACCAGCTACGGGTCTGACCCATATTACAACTCTCCTGCCGGCAAATCCCTAAAGGCAATTAGAGCTATGGGACTAGCAATTGAAAACATTGAGAAGCTTACCGATTTTCCCGCTGAAGTAGGTGCCTCTCCAACAGAATTAAAAAATCAATTACTTGGCCAAGCACATGCACTTAGGGCATGGCATATGTTCGAAGTAGTTAGGCGTTATGGAGGTATAACATTAATAGACACTACGGGTGGAGAGCGTAAGACATTCTCTACAGAATTCAATTTTGATCACATAAAACCAACATTTCAGCAATGTGCAGATCTTATTGCCGCTGATTGTCAAGATGCAGTTAAATATTTACCGAATAAATGGAAAGACCCTTTAGATATTGGTCGCTTAACCAAGGCTTCTGCCTATGCCATTGAAGCTATGGCCTACATGTATGCAGCAAGTCCTTTAATGAACACCAATGGAGATGCTTTACCCTTTGGACAAGACTCATACGACGAAACATATGCAAAAAAGGGAATTACAGCAATGGTAAACGCGCTTAAGCTGGTCAATAGTGGAGCTACCCGATATAAACTTTACGACAAGGATAGCTATATGGAGAATTGGATGTCGCAAGATAGAGCTATTAGTGATGAAGCCCTATTTCAACCTGTCCCAACAAACTCGGACAACTGGAATTTACCTATGAACCGGAGCAACTCCGGAGTAGGATGGTTCCTTCCTCAACATGATGGTGGGTGGGCCGTATTCAACGTTCCTACGCAAAACGCAGTAGATAAATTCGAGACCATAAACGGATATCCCGTAGAAAATTTCTCTTCGGCCGATCCATCGTTCGATCCTAACAACCCTTATGATAACAGAGACCCCCGTTTACGTTCGTTCATTTACTGCCCGGGTGATGAAATGTACCTAGCAGACCCAGGTGGAGGAAATAACTCTACTTATGAAAATCAAGCTTGGTCAAATCCTGGAGACGAAGGTTGGCACTATAAGTATTATAGAGGCAAAAGTCTTGTTTACACAGGTTATTTTGACGCAGGAAAATGGAGAAAATTGGGATATAACAAATATGATAATAAGTGGGCCCAGAACTATTACCGAATTTTTCCGCTTATCCGTTTAGCAGATATGTATCTAGGTTTGGCGGAGTTGGGCAATGAAGTATATGGTCCTTCCACGAATATACCAGAAGCCGTTTCCGCCGGTATTGATGTAACAACAGCTAGCCAAGCAATGAACAAGATACGCAACAGGATAGGAATGCCAGATGTTCGTTCTGAATTCTTAACAGATAAGTCAATCTTTAGAGAAAGGGTAAGAAATGAATGGGCGGTAGAATTCTATGGAGAGTTCCGTCGATGGAGAGATATCCGCAGATGGCGCACAGCCAAAGATTTGTTGGCGGAAGGAATCTTCGAAGCCAGTGTAACTAAAAATGCAGATGGCTCATTTAACTATGTCAACAAAAAATTGGATGTCCCAAGGGTCTTTGAAGACAAGCATTATTGGTATCCCTTGGATATTAAGTATGTAAATATGTTTGAATCATTTAAACAAAACCCTGGTTGGTAA
- a CDS encoding SusC/RagA family TonB-linked outer membrane protein, with protein MKQYILTLSCALLCLFCIDDVMAQDGIRNTKQDTLLLPFTKVSENRLVGAIDVITSDELLHSGYPSLSAAIEGQVPGFTLGRVRGRSRGGQNDGPLVVIDGLSNRFLSSLQLEEVDIVYILKDATAKMLYGSRGANGVVVIKTKRGTNSKKRISLLVESGIRSAGNYPEFVDARDYMKYRNQALRNDGKDILFSNEDVALAGTDYRYPDVDYYDMFVNDTKNYKNVNAQLVGGDEKTRYFFNLGYVGEDGIVKVGEKNKNNAVNVRSNLDYKINDVISVNLDISGRFFTENGSHVSDNELFNQLSSTKPTDYPIFISAQANVDSLGTSDIVNGKNLYGELAYSGYQRRTTSIAQTNIGMNFDLSRYIKGLKARAYATFDMNNYISEGKSLTYRTLKPALTAAQQDTLIVNGVYNPKGNEQRLGDSYYRNLGGGAYLDYDRIFGKHALNATLNYLVDNKTVKTVAANMETVQDDKSMNFGLRLNYAFQDKYVAEVTSSYMGSTRFNKDNRWKLFNAFGVSYIVSEEKFMDNLGAINYLKLKASYGKIGYDQSFQYLLYNDYYQYWSGSYATGVKNSESLIGTQYVQAGNPNLTYETSTELNIGITTRMFRNRFRLDAEFFTEKREGMPTTIQYAFPKLAGTPNIVANYNAIDNKGFEVSAKWGDQLGDFGYSIGGNFTHYISQWAQYDELNDFSFQNTVGQDTDAIWGYVADGFYTSAEDIASYGAQNGAPLTSSLGPIIPGDLKFKNLSNSSSEYTYDDNVINNFDRTVIGNSTPRYIYSAILNLQYKKFSFYARGQGVGGFDRMNAWNSYYTNKGNAKYSKFVYDAAVPTFDSSGNAIGLANANYSLPRLTSENSAHSYNSSTFFLENAYYFKLNNIELNYKFPDVVPASIAAQDLNIFIKADDLMTFRSDWSLDAQSPNSGLTSAPRYTTVSLGVKIGF; from the coding sequence ATGAAACAATATATATTGACACTATCATGCGCTTTGCTTTGTCTATTTTGCATAGATGATGTCATGGCACAAGATGGAATTCGTAACACAAAACAAGACACCCTGTTGCTACCGTTCACCAAAGTGTCCGAGAATAGGCTTGTAGGAGCCATAGACGTAATTACAAGTGATGAGTTGTTACACTCTGGATATCCAAGCCTATCAGCGGCCATAGAAGGTCAGGTTCCCGGCTTTACGCTAGGGCGTGTAAGAGGAAGATCCAGAGGTGGACAAAATGATGGTCCGCTAGTGGTTATAGACGGACTTTCTAACCGTTTTTTAAGTTCTTTACAATTAGAGGAAGTAGACATAGTTTACATCCTTAAAGATGCAACGGCCAAAATGTTGTACGGAAGTAGAGGGGCGAACGGTGTAGTAGTTATAAAGACAAAAAGAGGCACAAATTCTAAAAAAAGAATCTCCCTTCTTGTAGAATCCGGTATCCGGAGCGCGGGAAATTATCCGGAGTTTGTTGACGCCCGCGATTACATGAAATATCGTAATCAAGCCCTCAGAAACGACGGAAAAGATATTTTATTTTCCAACGAAGATGTTGCTTTGGCAGGAACGGACTATAGATATCCGGATGTGGATTATTATGATATGTTCGTCAATGACACAAAGAATTACAAAAATGTAAATGCCCAGCTGGTAGGAGGTGACGAGAAAACCCGATATTTTTTCAATCTGGGTTATGTAGGCGAAGATGGTATTGTAAAGGTTGGAGAAAAAAACAAGAACAATGCTGTAAATGTAAGGAGTAATTTAGATTACAAAATAAACGATGTCATTTCCGTAAATCTAGATATTTCAGGACGTTTCTTTACGGAAAACGGGAGCCATGTTAGTGATAACGAACTTTTTAACCAGTTATCCAGTACCAAGCCTACGGATTACCCAATTTTCATTAGTGCGCAAGCAAATGTGGATTCATTGGGAACTTCAGACATCGTAAACGGAAAGAACCTATACGGAGAACTTGCCTATTCCGGTTATCAGAGACGCACAACGTCTATTGCACAAACCAATATAGGAATGAACTTTGATCTCAGCAGATATATTAAAGGATTAAAAGCTAGGGCTTATGCCACTTTTGATATGAACAACTATATATCCGAAGGAAAATCACTTACCTACCGTACACTAAAACCTGCATTGACCGCGGCGCAGCAAGATACTCTTATAGTAAACGGCGTTTACAACCCAAAAGGTAATGAGCAACGTTTGGGGGATTCTTATTATCGAAACTTAGGTGGTGGAGCTTATTTAGATTATGACCGGATTTTTGGTAAACATGCTCTAAATGCTACTCTCAACTATCTAGTAGACAATAAGACCGTAAAAACCGTCGCCGCTAATATGGAGACAGTACAAGATGACAAGAGTATGAACTTTGGATTGAGATTGAACTACGCATTTCAGGATAAATATGTAGCTGAAGTGACTTCATCCTATATGGGATCAACTAGGTTCAACAAAGACAATAGATGGAAATTGTTCAATGCTTTTGGAGTGTCTTACATTGTATCCGAAGAAAAATTTATGGACAATCTGGGAGCGATAAACTACTTAAAGCTCAAAGCGTCTTACGGTAAAATTGGCTATGACCAATCCTTCCAATATTTATTATACAACGACTACTACCAATATTGGTCAGGAAGTTATGCTACGGGGGTCAAAAACTCAGAATCATTAATAGGCACTCAATATGTACAAGCCGGGAACCCCAATTTAACCTATGAAACATCTACTGAATTGAACATAGGCATAACCACCAGGATGTTTAGGAATAGGTTCAGGTTGGATGCGGAATTCTTTACCGAAAAAAGAGAAGGCATGCCTACCACTATACAGTATGCATTTCCTAAGTTAGCCGGTACGCCAAACATCGTTGCCAACTACAATGCAATAGACAACAAAGGTTTTGAGGTATCTGCCAAGTGGGGAGACCAATTGGGTGACTTCGGATACTCTATTGGTGGTAATTTCACACATTACATTTCACAGTGGGCACAGTACGATGAGCTAAATGATTTTTCGTTTCAAAACACTGTCGGTCAGGATACAGATGCCATTTGGGGCTATGTTGCCGACGGTTTTTACACTAGTGCGGAAGATATTGCAAGTTATGGTGCCCAAAACGGCGCCCCATTAACCTCTAGTTTAGGACCTATAATCCCAGGGGATCTAAAATTTAAAAACCTATCTAATTCTAGCTCCGAATACACCTATGATGATAATGTAATAAATAACTTTGATCGGACCGTAATAGGAAATAGTACGCCTAGGTATATCTATTCCGCAATACTTAATCTTCAATATAAAAAATTCAGTTTTTATGCACGAGGACAAGGCGTAGGCGGGTTCGATAGAATGAATGCATGGAATTCTTATTATACCAATAAAGGAAATGCCAAGTACTCTAAATTTGTTTATGATGCGGCCGTTCCAACATTTGATAGCTCCGGCAATGCTATTGGCCTAGCTAATGCAAACTACTCCCTACCGAGGTTAACGAGCGAGAATTCTGCCCATAGTTATAATAGTTCTACGTTCTTTTTAGAGAATGCCTACTATTTTAAACTAAATAATATAGAGTTAAACTATAAATTTCCAGATGTTGTTCCTGCATCGATCGCAGCTCAAGACCTCAACATATTTATTAAAGCGGATGACCTCATGACTTTCCGTAGCGATTGGTCTTTAGATGCTCAATCACCAAATTCCGGTTTAACCTCAGCTCCAAGATATACCACCGTCTCTTTAGGTGTGAAAATAGGCTTCTAA